A single Williamwhitmania sp. DNA region contains:
- a CDS encoding NAD(P)/FAD-dependent oxidoreductase, translating into MLNIPITTQKRIVIVGSGFAGLTLAQKLKYSGYQVVLIDKNNYHQFQPLLYQVATAGLEPRDISFPLRKIFQKFNNTFIRIAEVSKIDTQEKVVTTSLGTVHYDYLVLANGASTSFFGMKSVEEHSIPMKSVAEALVLLNSILHNFEDVLVTSDQEVRESEMNIVVVGGGPTGVELSGALAEMKRYVFPKDYRELDCSKIRIVLVEAADQLLNGMSAASSKKAEKFLQKLGVEILLSTQVVDYNGRLVSFKSGESIRTKTLVWAAGITANLLEGVPTSSVVRGRRLLCDSVNRLQNANDIFVLGDTAYITNEKWPNGHPQVAQVAIQQARNLARNFVRLKKGQPLKPFRYSDYGSMATVGRNKAVVDLPFAHFQGLFAWILWMFIHLRSIFGLKNKIQIFINWVWSYLTYDQSLRLTFLPKDFRFRTKA; encoded by the coding sequence ATGCTAAACATTCCAATTACTACACAGAAGCGCATCGTTATTGTTGGTTCCGGTTTTGCAGGACTAACCCTTGCTCAAAAATTAAAATACTCGGGTTACCAAGTGGTGCTCATTGATAAGAACAACTACCACCAGTTTCAACCCCTGCTTTACCAAGTGGCCACCGCCGGATTAGAACCTAGGGATATCTCATTTCCCCTCCGGAAGATTTTTCAAAAGTTTAATAATACGTTCATTCGTATTGCTGAGGTATCGAAGATCGACACTCAGGAAAAGGTGGTTACCACTTCTCTTGGAACGGTACATTATGATTATCTAGTCCTGGCCAATGGGGCATCGACCTCGTTTTTTGGGATGAAGAGTGTTGAGGAGCACTCCATTCCCATGAAAAGTGTGGCGGAGGCCTTGGTATTACTGAACAGCATTTTACATAATTTTGAGGATGTGCTGGTTACGTCCGATCAAGAGGTGAGGGAGTCGGAGATGAACATTGTTGTTGTTGGAGGAGGCCCCACAGGCGTGGAACTTTCCGGCGCATTGGCCGAAATGAAGCGGTATGTTTTCCCAAAAGATTACCGTGAGTTGGACTGCAGCAAAATACGAATAGTTTTAGTTGAGGCCGCCGACCAATTGCTCAATGGGATGTCGGCTGCCTCTTCAAAAAAGGCTGAGAAGTTCTTGCAAAAGTTAGGCGTGGAGATACTGTTGTCAACGCAGGTTGTGGACTATAATGGTCGGCTGGTTTCTTTTAAATCAGGTGAAAGTATTAGAACCAAAACGCTGGTTTGGGCGGCAGGTATTACTGCAAACTTATTAGAGGGTGTTCCCACATCTTCGGTGGTGCGGGGAAGGCGCCTGCTTTGCGATAGCGTTAACCGTCTGCAAAATGCCAACGACATCTTTGTTCTTGGTGATACTGCTTATATTACCAACGAAAAGTGGCCCAATGGACATCCTCAGGTTGCACAGGTCGCCATACAGCAGGCGCGAAATTTGGCGCGAAATTTTGTTAGACTTAAAAAAGGCCAACCATTAAAACCATTCCGATACAGTGATTATGGCTCTATGGCTACCGTTGGTCGCAATAAGGCGGTGGTGGATCTGCCATTTGCACACTTTCAAGGGCTTTTTGCTTGGATCCTTTGGATGTTTATTCACCTTCGTTCCATATTTGGGCTGAAGAACAAGATTCAGATATTTATCAATTGGGTTTGGAGCTACCTCACCTACGACCAAAGCCTTCGGCTAACCTTTCTACCCAAAGATTTTCGATTTAGAACCAAGGCTTAA